Sequence from the Penaeus vannamei isolate JL-2024 chromosome 16, ASM4276789v1, whole genome shotgun sequence genome:
aaatcaccatcatcaccaccattcaaaatcattatcatcaccaccaccattaaaatcaccatcatcaccaccaccattaaaatcaccatcatcaccaccaccattaaaatcaccatcatcaccaccaccattaaaatcaccatcactcaccaccaccattaaaatcaccatcatcacaccattaaaatcaccatcatcaccaccaccattaaaatcaccatcatcaccaccaccattaaaatcaccatcatcagcaccattaaaatcaccatcatcaccaccaccattaaaatcaccatcatcaccaccaccattaaaatcaccatcatcaccaccaccatcaaaatcaccatcatcaccaccaccattaaaatcatcaccatcaccatttaaaaacatcatcattatcaccaccattcaaaatcatcactcatcaccattaaaaatcattatcaccatcattaaaaatcatcattaacaccaccaccattaaaacatcatcattatccccaccaccattaaaatcaccatcatcaccaccaccattaaaacatcatcattatccccaccaccattaaaatcaccatcatcaccaccaccattaaaatcatcattatcaccaccaccattaaaatcatcatcatcaccattaaaaatcattatcaccatcattaaaaatcatcattatcaccaccaccattaaaatcaccatcatcaccattaaaatcatcaccatcaccaccaccattaaaacatcatcaccaccattaaaatcatcatcatcaccattaaaatcatcaccaccaccattaaaacaccaccatcctcacccaaCGAAGGAGGAGAAGTCGACGCCCTTCTCGCCCGCCCCTTCGAGGACCGCCCGCAGAGCCATCGCCTCGCTCCCCCATTGAGTGGGCGTCTCGGGCCGCCCACCGAACTGCCTGTGGTGGAGGGCGTCGCCACAGAAGCTCAGAGTTAATTGCGCttaaatatctctctatctttatatgtatgcaaatatttatatatatatatatatatatatatatatatatatatatatatatatatatatatatgtgtgtgtgtgtgtgtgtgtgtgtgtgtgtgtgtgtgtgtgtgtgtgtgtgtgcatatgtatatatagtatatatatatatatatatatatatatatatatatatatatatatatatatatatatatatatatatatatatataaatacatctctatatagttatacattctctctctatatatatactctctctctctctctctctctctctctctctctctctctatatatatatatatatgtatatatatatatatatatatatatatatatatacatataacatgcaCCGTATTTGCCCCACTCGACTGCAAATCTTGAGCGAGCAATAAATTAAAAGACTTGAAGGTCAAGTCAGACGCCTTCAAAGGAGCGCCACAAATTGCCAATTACCAAGTGTATGTTTATGAGAAAAAATAGTTAATCTCTTCTCAAGTTTATATAAAGGGGGTCACACCcatcctcactcacacacacgcacacgcaggcacgtatacgcacactcacacgcatacacaaaaacaaacacacatccatacacacgcacactcacacgcacacaaaaacaaacacacatccacacacacgcacacacacacacacgcaacacacacacacacacacacacacacacacacacatatgaacgaactcgcacacacacacacacacacacacaaccccccacacacacacatccccacccacccacccacacacacacaacccccacacacacacaacccccacacacacacacaacccccccacccaacccccacccacacccctccaccccacccacccacacacaaaacccccatcAACACACACCTCCACGCCCCACCCACCAACTCCACGCCCACAGAAACACACCTGGTAACAACGACCATGGATGGGCGTGTGATGATACGAGAGCCACGGTTCGTCggcgcagggggggagggggctgggggctgCAGGGCGGGGGGGAGGTAGAAGCACATCTGGAACCGCTGCAAGTCCTCAGTCACCCGCCGGACCTCCATGGTGACGGGCGCTGTCATGGGGAGCCTTTTGCCTGTTGGAGGTCGGGGTATGAGGGACGTGGAGTTAGGGAAAGTAGGTGTGTATGAGGTGTTAGGGGCATAAAGTTAGGGAGATTAGGTATGTATGAGGTATCAGGGGCATAAAGTTTGGTATTTGGGACATAAAGTTATGGGAATTAGTTATTATGAGGTATTAAGGACATAAAGTTAGGGAAATTAGGTACGTATGAAGTATCAGGGACATAAATTTAGGGAAGTTAGGTATTAGGGACATGAAGTTAGAGAAATTAGGTGTGTATGAGGTATTGAGGAcataaaggaagggaaattagGTACGTATGAAGTATCAGGGACATAAAGTTAGGGAAATTAGGTACGTATGAAGTATCAGGGCCATAAAGTTAGGGAGATTAGGTATGTATGAGGTATCAGGGACATGAAGTTAGGGAAATTAGGTGTGTATGAGGTATAAGGGGGATTAAGTTAGGGAAACTGGGTACGTATGAGGTATCATGGGCATAAAGTTAGGGAAATTAGGTATTATGAGGTATCAGGGGCATAAAGATAGGGAAATTAGGTGTGTAtgaggtatatataggtatatatacgtaaaagaaAGGTTCTAATAACACGTAACGAGTGAGAAGTAATAGATTAATAAAGGTCTAATTATGATCTGTGTACttatgggtgggggatgggtagcGGGGGGGGGGATCGTGATTTGATTGGAATTAAGCTAATGTTGGTTATGGGAATGGGAGTGAAGACAGGACTtgtgcaatgataatggtaaatgtatTGTCATGTATAATATCGTTaatctgatattattattattatcatttttaatcaccACAATTATTTATATCTCACCAACACCAAAATGAGTGTATTAGCAGTTAACCACAACTCACCCCCACcagcaccaaaaaaaaaaaaagtaattaatgaatataggtaaaaaatacagcaaaaaaaTGTCCCTGGAAATTCACTTTCCGAATCAGTAACTATTTATATCTCaccttaaagaaaataaaaaaagcctgataaacaataataacaaaagaaacgtTCCtggagtaaatgaataaatgtttgatcatgaaaataatgataataatgataatattaataataatgatagtaataataatgataataatgataataataataataataataataataataataataataataataacaatatcattactattaataataataatgatattaatgataataataatgataatgataataataatgataatgataataacaatataaataataataataataacaatgataataaaaataatgataataataatattaataataatgataataataataataacaataataatgatattaaaaataataataataataataataatgataacaacaacaacaacaaaaaataaagttcGTTGCAGCCCACCTTCGGCATTAGCCCCATTGAGGTAGCCGTAAAGAGCCAAAAAGGAGTTGGTGTAGATGTCAGGTCTGGCTTGGCGCTGGATGACGTCATGGCAGACCCACCGGAGCTCGGGGTACAGTCTCTCCTCGTAGCCCTGGAAATGAAAGAATGGGATAAATAGAGGAATTGGGGTGATACCGATAGGCGaagatgtgtgtctgtattcttgttattttttgttattattattattattattatattgttattattattattattattattattatattgttattattgaatcctggtgtgttatgtgtatgtggatgaatATGCGTGATACAACAACATAAAGATGGATATGTTCTTTTGGATAATGTTTCTTGTATGTTGTATGTGGTATCCATGTGGGTGTcggcgttttatttatttattattattattattttttttttgggggggtaatgTATTGATCTGTATAATATCatccattaattttttttcctatctgtATCCACATCTTTGTCTCGATATCTGCTATCATCGCCATCTCTCTTTcgaactatttatctatctttctcaatctACATCTCAGTTTACTTACGTTGCCTTGCTTGAGGAGTTTGTAAGGCGCTATGCCATTCTCCGGCCGCTGTGGGAGAGGAAATGGTGTCGGTTAAGCATTTCTAAATaaattgtatgtaaatatactgcatatacatatctatatacatgtatacatacacacacacacacacacacacacacacaaacacacacccacacacacacacacacacacacacacacacacacacacacacacgcacacgcacacgcacacgcacacgcacacgcacacgcacacgcacacacacacacacacacacacacacacacacacacacacacacacacacacacacacacacactcacatctctctctctctctctctctctctctctctctctctctctctctctatatatatatatatatatatatatatatatatatatatatatatatatatatatattgcacctaTCCATCACTGAATGACTTGACACTCACCTGGGCAGCAACCTGCAGAGCTAGCAATGCGGATGCGACTGTGATGACTAATCTCATCTTTAAaatctgaaaagaagaaaaaatataatttcagaaaataactaaataaaagaaacgaaaaaatgtgatttaagaaaataactaaataaaagaaacgaaaaaaatgtaatttaagaaaataactgaataagagaaatttgaaaaaaatgtaatttaagaaaataactaaataaatgtaacttgaaaaaaatatatagaaaaagtacTATACCTGGTTTTCCTTGAGGATGGATACACAAGGACAAAATGaaacgatgatttttttttatgtgtctgacttattctctctctctctctctctctctctctctctctctctctctctctctctctctctctctctctctctctctctctctctctctctctctctctctctctccctcccctctctctccctcctttccctgcctccccctctccctcccactctctctctctctctctctctctctctctctctctctctctcttcctccctctctctctcttcctccctccctgtctctctccctctctctctctcttcctccctctctctctccctccctccctccctgtctccctccctcc
This genomic interval carries:
- the LOC138864485 gene encoding heme-binding protein 1-like, with the protein product MRLVITVASALLALQVAAQRPENGIAPYKLLKQGNGYEERLYPELRWVCHDVIQRQARPDIYTNSFLALYGYLNGANAEGKRLPMTAPVTMEVRRVTEDLQRFQMCFYLPPALQPPAPSPPAPTNRGSRIITRPSMVVVTRQFGGRPETPTQWGSEAMALRAVLEGAGEKGVDFSSFVGAVYNPPTHVSDRRNEVWFMKKN